One Lepus europaeus isolate LE1 chromosome 7, mLepTim1.pri, whole genome shotgun sequence DNA segment encodes these proteins:
- the LOC133764623 gene encoding tripartite motif-containing protein 51-like produces the protein MDSRVWHVFQKELTCPICKKYFIDPVTIDCGHSFCRPCLYLCWQEMSDLSLCLKCKTVTDKRDYKTDISIKNLAVLARKASLQQFLSSEEHTCVVHKETKKIFCKEKKKLLCVLCSDSQEHQGHRHLSVDWAAEEHRETLLKTMKCLWENLCENSRNMNMEIIKTRSWEDYVYTRREAIRGIFQKMPLYLQEEEQHHLEILYKEGREIFEQLNESQARMAHKRETLRGMYKELKEMCHTPDVELLQAFGDILPRCESMLLHMPQPVNPELSAVPITGLIETLRCFQVTVTLDPERFNRHMFLQGDLRGLNIGCFPHDVPCLPERPGCFLSWGVQTFTSGRYYWEVEVGNSCNWAFGVCNDFWKDRNRNTETFVDEGLFLIACVKEDAHYSFFTTSPLSVQYVARPINRIGLFLDYEARTMSFLDVDRSSLIHTIPSCSFSIRLKPIFCCCHL, from the exons ATGGATTCCAGAGTCTGGCACGTCTTCCAGAAGGAGCTCACCTGTCCCATCTGCAAGAAGTACTTCATTGACCCAGTCACCATAGACTGTGGGCACAGCTTTTGCAGGCCTTGTCTGTACCTCTGCTGGCAAGAAATGTCAGATCTTAGTTTGTGCTTGAAATGCAAGACAGTGACAGACAAGAGAGATTATAAAACAGACATTAGCATCAAGAACCTGGCAGTCCTTGCCAGAAAAGCCAGTCTCCAGCAGTTTCTCAGCTCAGAGGAGCACACGTGTGTGGTGCACAAGGAGACAAAGAAGATCTTCTGCAAAGAGAAGAAGAAGCTGCTGTGTGTGCTCTGCTCTGACTCTCAGGAGCATCAGGGTCACAGACACCTGTCAGTGGACTGGGCTGCCGAGGAGCACAGA gAGACCCTCCTGAAGACAATGAAGTGTTTATGGGAAAACCTTTGTGAAAATAGCAGAAACATGAATATGGAAATAATCAAAACCAGATCATGGGAG GATTATGTCTACACAAGGAGAGAAGCAATCAGAGGTATATTTCAGAAGATGCCTCTATATCTCCAGGAGGAGGAGCAACACCATTTGGAGATCCTGTACAAAGAGGGCAGGGAAATTTTTGAGCAACTCAACGAAAGTCAAGCCAGAATGGCTCACAAGAGGGAGACTTTAAGAGGAATGTATAAGGAACTGAAGGAAATGTGTCACACACCAGATGTGGAGCTACTTCAG GCTTTTGGAGACATCCTGCCCAG GTGTGAATCCATGCTCCTGCACATGCCCCAGCCTGTGAATCCAGAGCTGAGTGCAGTGCCTATCACTGGATTGATAGAAACCCTCAGATGCTTCCAAG TGACTGTCACTCTGGATCCTGAAAGATTCAACCGGCACATGTTCCTACAGGGAGATCTCAGAGGCCTGAACATTGGTTGTTTTCCTCATGATGTGCCCTGTCTCCCGGAGAGGCCCGGATGTTTTCTGTCATGGGGTGTTCAGACTTTTACTTCTGGCAGATATTACTGGGAGGTAGAAGTAGGAAACTCTTGCAATTGGGCTTTTGGTGTTTGTAATGACTTTTGGAAAGACAGGAACAGGAATACCGAGACATTTGTCGATGAGGGACTCTTTCTTATAGCATGTGTTAAGGAAGATGCCCATTACAGTTTCTTCACCACCTCTCCACTTTCAGTGCAATATGTAGCAAGGCCAATTAATCGCATAGGACTGTTCCTGGATTATGAAGCTAGAACTATGAGCTTTCTTGATGTTGATCGCAGTTCCCTGATACATACCATCCCTTCTTGTTCCTTTTCTATTCGTCTCAAGCCTATCTTCTGCTGTTGTCATTTATGA